In the genome of Massilibacillus massiliensis, one region contains:
- a CDS encoding plasmid pRiA4b ORF-3 family protein, which translates to MIISCTKKLQEELGIKPTLLQVENPLFSWHANILRVNRKKTIVFVNDACRYHVILYGVKAKELKNIKELIISAMRQMFLNDGMNPEAIEQYLDKSSEILFSKTQNRTMVARLNKGCEAAEIFRDLYIEEHVVQFLVSKKANRFTLIDCDGEYKHPHELFYEQLSDIFHFPAIKCRALELKVMMNLENFNVWRKVVVPLNFTFSELHKVMQVIFDWKEYHLHDFIILDGDKPFVHIVENEEDFEYQGTTPMLLGNNIKIEEYLPRYKVINYRYDFGDGWEHNIKVENVIFDYDKIYAYCLDGKGDAPPEDVGGEGGYEEFVEVMNDPTREEYEHMKLWAESQPYKRFDIESVNRRLKYLF; encoded by the coding sequence ATGATTATAAGCTGTACAAAAAAATTGCAGGAGGAATTAGGAATTAAGCCAACTTTACTTCAGGTTGAAAATCCTCTTTTTTCTTGGCATGCCAATATATTACGAGTAAATAGAAAGAAAACAATTGTCTTTGTAAATGATGCTTGTCGATATCATGTCATTCTCTATGGAGTAAAGGCAAAGGAGTTAAAAAATATAAAAGAGCTCATCATATCGGCGATGAGGCAAATGTTTTTAAATGATGGTATGAACCCGGAAGCCATAGAGCAGTACTTGGACAAGTCTAGTGAGATTTTATTTTCCAAGACCCAAAACAGAACTATGGTTGCAAGATTAAATAAAGGCTGTGAAGCAGCTGAAATCTTTCGTGATCTTTATATAGAAGAGCATGTAGTGCAGTTTTTGGTCTCAAAAAAGGCAAATCGATTTACTCTTATTGATTGTGATGGCGAGTACAAGCATCCACATGAACTTTTTTATGAGCAATTGAGTGATATCTTTCATTTTCCTGCAATAAAATGCAGGGCTTTGGAATTAAAAGTGATGATGAATTTGGAGAATTTTAACGTATGGCGTAAAGTAGTGGTACCGTTAAATTTTACTTTTAGCGAATTACATAAGGTGATGCAAGTAATTTTTGATTGGAAAGAGTATCACTTGCATGATTTTATTATTTTGGATGGCGATAAACCTTTTGTTCATATAGTAGAAAATGAAGAAGACTTTGAATATCAGGGAACTACCCCGATGCTTCTTGGGAATAATATAAAAATAGAGGAGTATCTGCCTAGATATAAGGTTATTAATTATAGGTATGACTTTGGCGATGGTTGGGAGCATAACATAAAAGTTGAGAATGTAATTTTTGACTACGATAAAATTTATGCATATTGCTTAGACGGAAAAGGAGATGCGCCGCCAGAGGATGTTGGAGGGGAAGGCGGGTATGAAGAGTTTGTAGAAGTTATGAACGATCCTACTCGTGAAGAATATGAACATATGAAATTATGGGCAGAAAGTCAGCCGTATAAGAGGTTTGATATAGAGTCAGTTAACCGTAGACTAAAATATTTATTTTAG
- the ftsH gene encoding ATP-dependent zinc metalloprotease FtsH: MNNKRTFSAGYFLLALILTWIFNDYIYKPLVIREMEVGYNVFIQNLNEDKISEVVLSGDRIIYTLKATEDQKENLANVVPVNDPDLIDRLIAAGVSFSAQQQTQSLLSSILGWILPLLPLLVLWYFLFKRMGGAGSNAMSLGQSKAKEIQGEMIGIKFKDVGGVGEAEIELREIIEYLVNPEKFTHMGAKLPKGVLLAGPPGTGKTLLAKATAGEAGVPFFFLTGSSFVEMFVGVGAARVRDLFEQAQKKAPCIIFIDEIDAIGQARTSIGRVGGNSEQENTLNQLLAEMDGFKSNSGVVIMAATNRPEILDPALIRPGRFDRQIQVTLPTEPGRLEILTIHTREMPLDSDISLERLAKITAGFSGAELANIANEASLLAIRRASKTITMHDFDLAIERIVAGLQRKIPLSEDIRKKVAYHEVGHALTAYYLPGTDPVHKISIIPTVKGALGYTMQMPEEDRYLIGENVLRSRMAVMLGGRAAELIIFKEATTGASNDLERATEMARRMVTEFGMSKKLGPVRLASSTGSYLQSGVSSRNDLSTVTVASIDEEIGDLLTQAQETATKILTDHLEVLHHISQFLQDKEVISGDELADIVKSMQ; encoded by the coding sequence ATGAATAACAAACGTACTTTTTCTGCAGGTTATTTTTTATTAGCCCTAATACTCACTTGGATTTTCAATGATTATATATATAAACCACTTGTCATTCGCGAAATGGAAGTCGGATATAATGTATTTATTCAAAACTTGAATGAAGATAAAATCTCAGAGGTTGTTTTGTCAGGTGATCGTATTATCTATACTTTAAAAGCCACTGAAGATCAAAAGGAAAATTTGGCTAATGTAGTCCCGGTAAATGACCCCGATTTAATTGATCGGCTTATTGCAGCGGGAGTTTCTTTCTCGGCGCAGCAGCAAACCCAAAGCTTGCTTTCATCGATACTTGGCTGGATTCTACCTTTACTTCCCTTACTTGTACTCTGGTATTTTCTTTTTAAACGAATGGGCGGTGCAGGCTCCAATGCTATGTCTTTAGGGCAAAGTAAAGCCAAGGAAATTCAAGGCGAAATGATCGGCATAAAATTTAAGGATGTAGGCGGCGTCGGTGAAGCTGAGATTGAACTTCGTGAAATTATAGAGTACTTAGTAAATCCTGAGAAATTTACCCATATGGGTGCAAAACTTCCCAAAGGCGTTCTGCTTGCAGGGCCTCCAGGTACTGGCAAAACTTTGCTTGCCAAAGCTACTGCGGGTGAAGCAGGCGTTCCTTTTTTCTTTTTAACAGGCTCAAGTTTTGTTGAAATGTTTGTTGGCGTGGGTGCTGCAAGAGTCCGCGATTTATTCGAACAAGCGCAGAAAAAGGCTCCCTGCATTATCTTTATTGATGAAATCGATGCAATTGGGCAGGCGCGGACAAGCATCGGTCGGGTCGGCGGCAATAGCGAACAAGAAAATACGTTGAATCAACTACTTGCCGAAATGGATGGCTTTAAATCTAACTCTGGCGTCGTAATTATGGCCGCTACAAATCGGCCTGAAATTCTCGATCCGGCGTTAATACGTCCAGGCCGTTTTGATCGTCAAATTCAAGTAACATTGCCTACTGAACCAGGCCGACTTGAAATACTAACCATCCATACGAGAGAGATGCCGCTTGATTCTGATATCAGCCTAGAACGTCTAGCCAAAATTACCGCAGGCTTCTCGGGAGCAGAGCTGGCTAATATAGCGAACGAGGCATCATTGCTTGCAATACGCCGTGCTTCAAAAACAATCACAATGCATGATTTTGATTTGGCGATTGAACGTATTGTGGCAGGTCTTCAACGGAAAATACCGCTTTCCGAAGATATCCGTAAAAAAGTAGCCTATCACGAAGTAGGGCATGCCCTTACTGCCTACTATCTGCCCGGAACAGATCCGGTTCATAAAATTAGTATTATCCCAACGGTCAAAGGTGCTCTAGGCTATACCATGCAAATGCCTGAAGAAGACCGTTATCTGATCGGTGAAAATGTACTTCGATCTCGAATGGCTGTAATGCTTGGCGGTCGGGCGGCAGAACTTATCATATTTAAAGAAGCCACCACAGGTGCTTCTAATGATTTAGAACGAGCAACCGAAATGGCGCGACGTATGGTTACCGAATTTGGGATGTCCAAAAAACTTGGTCCGGTCAGACTTGCATCATCTACAGGCTCTTACTTACAAAGCGGGGTAAGCTCTAGAAATGACTTAAGCACCGTAACAGTTGCCTCGATTGATGAAGAAATTGGCGATCTCTTAACACAAGCACAAGAAACAGCTACGAAAATCTTAACCGATCATTTAGAAGTACTGCATCATATTTCACAATTTCTCCAAGATAAAGAAGTCATATCTGGGGATGAACTTGCTGATATTGTAAAATCGATGCAATAA
- a CDS encoding SAM-dependent methyltransferase, producing the protein MKMALKLTLKQWKKGGFSIRFWDGEEESYGDASPSFKIIFHKEPPLKFNSTDVILAMGEAYMNGIIDFEGSMDDIMHVIALNTKPEQLKEHHHVKSNANNCRMQKQNIHHHYDLGNDFFSLWLDKTMSYSCAYFKTPEDSLEQAQLQKIDHILKKLNLKPGERLLDIGCGWGWLIIKAAQQYNVKATGITLSTEQFAAVTERIKKLGLEDQLQVKLMNYQELDSTQYQFEKIVSVGMFEHVGKGNLGCYMNKVNELLVPGGISLLHSITGMFEDATNTWMEKYIFPEGYAPSLRETIWLLPQYDFHLIHAESLRMHYAKTLDAWYDNFSRRLDTIREMFDERFIRMWSLYLQGCAAAFRTSGLDVYQLLFTKGLNNELPLTNSYMYHKS; encoded by the coding sequence ATGAAAATGGCTTTAAAACTAACTTTAAAACAGTGGAAAAAAGGTGGATTTTCCATTCGATTTTGGGATGGAGAGGAAGAAAGCTATGGTGATGCTTCTCCATCTTTTAAAATAATTTTTCATAAAGAGCCTCCCTTAAAATTTAATAGTACAGATGTGATTTTAGCTATGGGGGAAGCTTATATGAATGGAATTATCGATTTCGAAGGATCGATGGATGATATTATGCATGTGATTGCACTTAACACAAAGCCAGAGCAATTAAAAGAGCATCATCACGTTAAAAGCAATGCGAATAATTGTAGAATGCAGAAGCAAAATATTCATCATCATTATGATTTGGGGAATGATTTTTTTTCACTTTGGCTCGACAAGACAATGAGTTATTCCTGCGCATATTTTAAGACACCAGAGGATTCCTTGGAACAGGCTCAATTGCAAAAAATCGATCATATTCTTAAAAAATTGAACCTTAAGCCTGGTGAAAGATTATTAGATATTGGTTGTGGCTGGGGTTGGCTGATTATCAAAGCCGCACAGCAATATAATGTGAAGGCTACAGGTATTACATTGAGTACCGAACAATTTGCTGCAGTAACTGAACGGATAAAAAAATTAGGCTTGGAAGATCAGTTGCAAGTTAAATTGATGAATTATCAAGAACTGGATTCTACACAATATCAATTTGAAAAGATTGTAAGCGTAGGCATGTTTGAGCATGTCGGAAAAGGAAATTTGGGCTGCTATATGAATAAGGTCAACGAGCTCTTGGTGCCCGGGGGCATATCTTTGCTACATAGTATTACTGGGATGTTTGAGGATGCTACGAATACATGGATGGAAAAATATATTTTCCCTGAAGGTTACGCACCATCGCTGCGTGAAACCATCTGGCTATTGCCGCAATATGATTTTCATCTAATACATGCAGAAAGTTTACGTATGCATTATGCGAAGACGTTAGATGCGTGGTATGATAATTTTTCAAGACGCTTAGATACGATTCGTGAAATGTTTGATGAACGTTTCATTCGCATGTGGTCACTTTATTTACAAGGTTGTGCTGCTGCCTTTCGGACATCGGGTCTTGATGTTTATCAATTGCTCTTTACAAAAGGGTTAAATAATGAACTGCCTTTAACGAATTCTTACATGTACCATAAATCATAA
- a CDS encoding CD3324 family protein, which produces MGYKNAIRVFPADLLEKMQQYIDGEYIYIPRKTENKKQWGEVKNSRQYLQERNEWIFSQHQDGISVEDLASCNYLSPKTIYKILAELKSQR; this is translated from the coding sequence ATGGGCTACAAGAACGCAATTCGTGTATTTCCAGCCGATTTGTTAGAAAAAATGCAGCAATATATTGATGGTGAATATATTTATATTCCACGCAAGACAGAAAATAAAAAACAGTGGGGTGAAGTAAAAAACAGCAGGCAATATCTTCAGGAACGCAACGAGTGGATTTTTTCCCAGCATCAAGACGGAATTTCGGTTGAGGATCTTGCAAGCTGCAATTATTTATCCCCAAAAACTATTTATAAAATATTGGCTGAATTAAAAAGTCAGCGCTAA
- a CDS encoding SAM-dependent methyltransferase — MYTFTDQFVSSQSNMEFLKTAMMGPNAMRVAEELASYLNIDENMCILDLGCGCGLSTLLLTQKYGAKVFAADLWISPTENYERFKSIGIDNKAVPISVDATKGLPFANGYFDLLFTVDAYHYFGDTAEMLPSLIPFVKKGGYIAVAIPGLKYEFGKNVPDDMRPFWNSEMERTLHSLDWWKDLWENTVGIEMLDSREMVCCQQAWKEWQTGYHPVVTEDIKMMEAEGGKYFNLVQLIAKVI; from the coding sequence ATGTATACTTTTACAGATCAATTTGTTTCCAGTCAGAGTAATATGGAATTTTTGAAAACTGCCATGATGGGGCCTAATGCTATGCGGGTAGCAGAGGAATTGGCGTCGTACTTAAATATCGATGAAAATATGTGTATACTTGATCTTGGTTGTGGGTGTGGTCTCTCTACACTCTTGTTGACACAAAAATACGGCGCGAAAGTTTTCGCTGCCGATTTGTGGATTTCACCGACTGAAAATTATGAGCGCTTTAAATCCATCGGGATTGATAATAAAGCTGTTCCAATTTCAGTAGATGCGACCAAAGGATTGCCTTTTGCAAACGGATATTTTGACCTGTTGTTTACTGTGGATGCTTACCATTATTTCGGTGATACAGCGGAAATGCTCCCGTCGCTGATTCCTTTTGTGAAAAAAGGCGGTTATATTGCCGTGGCGATTCCCGGCTTAAAGTATGAATTTGGGAAAAACGTTCCCGATGATATGCGACCGTTTTGGAATAGCGAGATGGAAAGAACCCTGCACTCGCTTGATTGGTGGAAAGATTTGTGGGAGAATACCGTAGGTATTGAAATGCTGGACAGCCGCGAAATGGTTTGCTGTCAACAGGCGTGGAAAGAATGGCAGACCGGTTATCATCCCGTTGTCACCGAGGACATCAAAATGATGGAGGCTGAGGGCGGAAAGTATTTTAATCTTGTTCAGTTGATTGCTAAAGTTATTTGA
- a CDS encoding MmcQ/YjbR family DNA-binding protein has translation MNRKDIFSYVKYKFNTTPIYKWMKQPNYAVLQHEVSGKWYGLIMNIPKSKIGLGEEEMIDILNVKCDPDMREFLRNEEGILPAYHMNKEHWLSIVLESSFPKNEIYNLIDISYKLTQGSK, from the coding sequence ATGAATAGAAAAGATATTTTTTCCTATGTAAAATATAAATTTAATACTACACCGATTTATAAATGGATGAAACAGCCCAATTATGCTGTGCTCCAACACGAAGTATCTGGGAAGTGGTATGGTCTTATTATGAATATTCCAAAATCTAAAATTGGTTTAGGCGAGGAGGAGATGATAGACATATTAAACGTGAAATGCGATCCAGACATGAGAGAATTTCTCAGGAATGAAGAAGGAATTTTACCTGCATATCATATGAACAAGGAACATTGGTTGTCCATTGTTTTGGAAAGCTCTTTTCCTAAAAACGAAATCTACAATTTAATTGATATAAGCTATAAACTGACCCAGGGATCAAAGTAA
- a CDS encoding cation-translocating P-type ATPase — MWFAKSQEQALNEYNVNPTVGLTTEEAQARLVKYGENKLKGKPKKSLIALFFAQLQDMLIYVLLGAAVITVYIGEYVDAIIILLVVVLNAVIGVFQEYKAEKAIEALQEMTTPRALVRRDGEVKEINSEEIVPGDIVILDAGRFVSADLRLIDSANLKIEESSLTGESVPSEKNANDVHEDPKTPIGDKTNMAFMSTLVTYGRGEGVVIATAMDTEIGKIATILDEEIEEMTPLQKRLGELGKALGLIAMGICALIFVIALFQKRDLFEMFITAISLAVAAIPEGLPAIVAIVLALGVTRMSKINAIVKKLPAVESLGSVNIICSDKTGTLTQNKMTVVKLYTLDNLKDVPAEGKGLEPTQDEQALIKSFVLCSDATYENEESTGDPTEVALIVLGDKYNLTRKTLHAAYTRVGENPFDSDRKLMSTLNEEESAYRIHTKGAIDNILKISSTALVNGRVVPLTEEMKKNYLRIAEEMSDSALRVLGTAFKNSDSMIHPDEMETDLTVIGIVGMIDPPRLEVKDSIMKAKRAGITPIMITGDHKNTAVAIAKELGIATSLEQSITGAELDELSDEEFISRINDYRVFARVSPEHKVKIVKAYQIHGNVVSMTGDGVNDAPSLKNADIGVAMGITGTDVSKGASDMILTDDNFTTIVHAIEEGRNIYNNIKKSVIFLLSCNLGEVIAIFIAVLFYWPIPLIATQLLWINLITDTLPAIALGVDPGDEDVMRKKPRNPKEGFFAHGAGFRAVLGGVLIGSLTLAAFYFGLQEYGYSLGSRNIPEEVLTYARTMAFVVLAGSQLFFSLAMRNSTKSIFQIGLFSNRFLIAAIVIGFILQFVVISVPFLASAFKVQMLSAGDWGLVILFSLVPFVLKEFSKLFMRGKNESES; from the coding sequence ATGTGGTTTGCAAAATCACAGGAACAAGCTCTTAATGAATATAATGTCAATCCGACTGTTGGGTTGACTACGGAAGAAGCGCAAGCAAGACTTGTGAAATATGGGGAAAATAAGCTGAAGGGCAAACCGAAGAAAAGTTTGATAGCTCTATTTTTTGCCCAGCTTCAGGATATGTTAATTTATGTTCTGTTGGGGGCAGCAGTTATAACTGTGTATATTGGCGAATATGTAGACGCAATTATTATTCTTTTAGTAGTCGTTTTAAATGCTGTTATCGGTGTTTTTCAAGAGTACAAAGCGGAAAAGGCTATAGAAGCCCTGCAGGAAATGACTACACCGAGAGCACTTGTAAGACGTGATGGTGAAGTAAAGGAAATCAATTCTGAAGAAATTGTCCCTGGTGATATTGTCATTCTTGACGCTGGCAGATTTGTATCCGCAGATCTTAGACTGATAGATAGTGCCAATTTGAAAATAGAAGAATCATCGCTTACAGGCGAATCCGTCCCGTCAGAAAAGAACGCAAATGATGTACACGAAGACCCAAAAACACCAATTGGCGATAAAACCAATATGGCATTTATGTCGACGCTGGTCACTTATGGCCGAGGTGAAGGGGTTGTTATAGCAACCGCGATGGATACGGAAATAGGTAAAATTGCGACGATACTTGATGAAGAAATTGAGGAAATGACGCCGTTGCAAAAGAGGCTTGGTGAGCTGGGAAAAGCGTTAGGCTTAATCGCTATGGGGATATGTGCGCTAATCTTTGTCATAGCCCTGTTCCAGAAGAGAGATTTATTTGAGATGTTCATAACAGCGATTAGTTTAGCTGTTGCTGCGATTCCAGAAGGACTTCCCGCGATCGTTGCCATTGTTCTTGCACTTGGCGTTACCAGAATGTCCAAAATCAATGCGATTGTAAAAAAGCTGCCGGCTGTTGAGTCACTTGGTTCTGTAAACATCATCTGTTCAGATAAAACAGGAACGCTTACGCAGAACAAGATGACGGTTGTGAAACTTTATACGTTAGATAATTTAAAAGATGTCCCTGCTGAAGGTAAGGGATTGGAGCCCACGCAAGACGAACAGGCGTTGATCAAATCCTTTGTACTGTGTTCGGATGCAACTTATGAGAATGAAGAAAGTACAGGTGACCCCACGGAAGTTGCTTTAATCGTACTTGGTGATAAATATAACCTGACCAGAAAAACGCTGCATGCCGCGTACACACGAGTTGGCGAAAATCCTTTTGATTCCGACAGAAAATTAATGTCTACGCTAAATGAGGAAGAAAGTGCCTATCGGATTCACACAAAAGGCGCGATTGATAATATTTTAAAAATATCATCGACTGCTTTAGTAAATGGTAGGGTTGTTCCTTTAACGGAAGAGATGAAAAAAAACTACTTGCGGATTGCTGAAGAAATGTCTGATAGTGCACTGCGGGTGCTAGGCACAGCGTTTAAAAACAGCGATTCTATGATTCATCCAGATGAAATGGAAACGGACTTAACTGTTATTGGGATAGTTGGAATGATTGATCCTCCTAGACTGGAAGTTAAGGATTCTATAATGAAAGCTAAGCGTGCCGGTATTACGCCGATCATGATAACCGGAGATCATAAGAATACAGCAGTAGCTATAGCGAAGGAATTGGGAATTGCGACATCTTTAGAACAAAGTATAACCGGTGCCGAATTAGATGAATTATCGGATGAGGAATTTATAAGCCGAATTAACGATTATCGAGTATTTGCCAGAGTATCGCCGGAGCATAAGGTTAAGATTGTTAAAGCTTATCAGATTCATGGAAATGTTGTTTCGATGACTGGCGATGGAGTTAATGATGCGCCTTCCTTAAAGAATGCTGATATCGGTGTTGCCATGGGGATTACAGGTACGGATGTTTCTAAGGGCGCCAGTGATATGATTCTTACGGATGACAACTTTACTACGATTGTTCATGCGATAGAAGAGGGGCGGAACATTTATAACAATATAAAGAAGTCAGTCATATTTCTGCTTTCCTGCAACTTGGGCGAAGTGATTGCTATATTTATTGCTGTACTCTTTTACTGGCCTATACCGCTCATAGCTACACAGCTATTATGGATTAACTTAATTACCGATACCTTGCCGGCGATTGCTTTGGGTGTAGATCCTGGCGATGAAGATGTTATGAGGAAAAAGCCGCGTAATCCCAAAGAAGGATTTTTTGCACACGGTGCCGGATTTAGAGCGGTACTTGGCGGAGTCCTAATTGGCAGTCTTACGCTTGCTGCGTTCTATTTTGGCTTACAGGAATATGGTTATAGTTTGGGATCAAGAAATATACCGGAAGAAGTATTAACCTATGCTAGGACGATGGCCTTTGTAGTTCTTGCCGGCTCCCAATTATTCTTTTCCTTAGCGATGAGAAACTCTACCAAGTCAATTTTCCAAATTGGACTGTTCTCTAATAGATTCTTGATCGCTGCCATTGTAATCGGGTTTATATTACAATTTGTAGTTATATCAGTGCCATTCCTTGCAAGTGCGTTTAAAGTACAAATGCTTTCTGCAGGAGACTGGGGATTGGTAATCCTGTTTAGTTTAGTTCCATTCGTATTGAAGGAATTCTCCAAACTGTTTATGCGTGGAAAAAATGAAAGTGAGAGTTAA
- a CDS encoding LysR family transcriptional regulator: MDLDDIKVFREVALRGSMTQAAEALGYAQSSVTARIRKLEAELKVDLFYRNAKGVQITPSGQIFKEQGLKISRLIEELHHQLRPTEIPSGLLRIGAMETTAAIRLPSLLKKYHSLYDKVELSLQTGSTEYLMNQVLNYKLDLAFVASTVNHPEIIETESFDEEMVLITEKKENTQDILDILKNRTILVFRSGCSYRSLLERYLQESTLIPLRQFEFGSLEAIIGGVSAGIGISLLPKSVIEDKLRSGTLSAYELPPHLRKCTTMLIRRKDIIPTAAITKFVDLIKAEC; encoded by the coding sequence ATGGATTTAGACGATATAAAAGTATTTCGTGAAGTAGCATTACGCGGTTCCATGACACAAGCAGCCGAAGCGCTGGGATATGCACAATCCAGTGTAACTGCGCGCATCCGAAAGCTGGAAGCAGAATTAAAAGTAGATTTGTTTTACCGCAATGCAAAGGGGGTTCAAATTACACCTTCAGGTCAAATCTTCAAAGAACAAGGACTAAAGATTTCTCGACTCATCGAAGAGTTACATCATCAATTACGCCCAACTGAAATTCCCAGTGGTCTATTACGTATCGGCGCCATGGAAACAACAGCCGCGATTCGGCTACCCTCGTTGTTAAAAAAATATCATTCCTTATATGATAAGGTTGAACTTTCACTGCAAACAGGCTCCACTGAATATTTAATGAATCAAGTTCTAAATTACAAACTTGATCTGGCTTTTGTCGCATCAACTGTCAACCACCCTGAAATCATCGAAACGGAAAGCTTCGATGAAGAAATGGTTCTGATTACCGAAAAAAAAGAAAATACCCAAGATATCTTGGATATTTTAAAAAATAGGACAATCTTGGTTTTTCGATCCGGCTGTTCTTACCGCTCATTGCTTGAGCGATATTTGCAGGAGAGTACCTTGATACCGTTAAGGCAGTTTGAATTTGGTTCTTTGGAAGCTATTATCGGTGGTGTGTCTGCGGGTATCGGCATCTCCCTATTGCCTAAATCAGTTATAGAAGATAAACTGCGGTCAGGCACCCTATCCGCTTATGAATTACCACCCCATCTTCGGAAGTGTACAACCATGCTGATCCGAAGAAAAGATATCATTCCAACGGCGGCAATAACCAAGTTTGTAGATTTAATAAAAGCTGAATGTTAA
- a CDS encoding YbfB/YjiJ family MFS transporter translates to MSLAMGISRFGFTPIIPLMQRDIGVTEWDIAVMASMNYLGYLLGAYISRTEWIRRHLRVCLGGGILVSLLLLVAMPLTLNNFLWAFLRLFAGFLSAILFVVASSVTLGQGRNDWAGYLYSGVGIGIAFTGIFVPIFDAFGDWTISWYGLALGGSLFGIVAWYTLSKVIYDKTGETGKSQSRNCFIRDYQWYVLLLSYGLEGIGYIITATFIVQMINSMPELSHIANQSWVLIGLAAIPSTYLWALLAKKTNIKVSLILAFALQAMGILLPVILPNQLSTLIGGALFGGTFMGITSLSITLAQQLQPKAQMQAIGELTTVYALGQIIGPIVAAYLQNQFNILAPSIFAVMILILALFVLMTLKIRRK, encoded by the coding sequence TTGAGTTTAGCAATGGGAATTTCAAGATTTGGATTTACACCCATTATTCCGTTAATGCAAAGGGATATTGGTGTAACTGAATGGGATATTGCGGTCATGGCTTCGATGAATTATTTGGGGTACTTGCTTGGTGCTTATATTTCAAGAACTGAGTGGATAAGACGTCATTTAAGAGTTTGCTTAGGTGGAGGAATCCTTGTCAGTTTGCTCTTACTGGTTGCTATGCCATTGACATTAAATAATTTCCTTTGGGCATTTCTAAGACTGTTTGCTGGATTTCTTAGCGCAATTTTATTCGTTGTTGCTTCGAGTGTTACTTTAGGGCAAGGGCGAAATGATTGGGCAGGGTATCTATATAGCGGGGTTGGTATCGGAATTGCATTTACTGGGATCTTTGTTCCGATTTTTGATGCTTTTGGCGATTGGACGATTTCATGGTATGGATTGGCACTGGGAGGCAGTTTATTTGGCATCGTTGCGTGGTATACGTTATCGAAAGTGATATACGATAAAACTGGAGAGACAGGAAAATCACAATCTCGCAATTGCTTTATAAGAGATTATCAGTGGTATGTTCTTCTGCTGAGTTACGGACTAGAGGGGATCGGATATATCATAACAGCCACATTTATTGTGCAAATGATAAATTCAATGCCCGAGCTTAGCCATATTGCCAATCAAAGTTGGGTGCTCATTGGCTTGGCAGCAATTCCATCGACCTATCTTTGGGCACTGCTTGCTAAAAAAACAAATATAAAAGTAAGCCTTATACTGGCTTTTGCTCTGCAAGCGATGGGAATCCTACTGCCAGTTATTTTGCCAAATCAACTCAGTACATTAATTGGAGGTGCGTTATTTGGCGGAACTTTTATGGGCATAACCAGTCTTTCTATAACTTTGGCGCAACAATTGCAACCTAAAGCCCAAATGCAAGCGATTGGAGAATTAACAACGGTATATGCTTTGGGACAAATTATAGGACCTATTGTCGCTGCATATCTTCAAAATCAGTTCAATATTTTAGCGCCTAGTATTTTTGCTGTTATGATTTTAATACTTGCATTATTCGTGTTGATGACATTAAAAATAAGAAGAAAGTAG
- a CDS encoding 2-hydroxymuconate tautomerase family protein, producing MPYVNIKITKEGATTEQKAQLIQGATQLLVDVLGKNPKTTVVVIDEVDTDNWGIGGEPVTMIRKRS from the coding sequence ATGCCATACGTAAACATAAAGATTACCAAGGAAGGCGCAACGACTGAACAAAAAGCGCAATTGATTCAGGGCGCGACGCAACTCTTGGTAGATGTGCTAGGAAAAAATCCAAAAACTACGGTTGTCGTGATTGATGAGGTCGATACTGACAATTGGGGAATCGGTGGGGAACCCGTTACCATGATAAGAAAGAGATCATAA